The genomic DNA attagcagaatgctagcgtgttatgggcaacaacgactcaacctgtaagaaattgaaaggacataagtactcgttcattcaactttcgatcTATTATCCATgatgaacttgcaaaaactacaatcaaatctgagatttctcaaacACAATCaggagaaagagacaaatttagccgtctagctccatagagtcccattcattttgcactggaccgtgatcacccccagtggaactctggtggaactgcaaccaaattcggtatgGGGCTGAATAgagagtggaacggctttccgtagacgggctttgctcTCACTCTTAAATCCTGGTAGGCATAGAGGCTACTGCTTACAGTTTCTTTCCCTAACCAACGTTGGGCTGACTACACAGGTTGATTTTACCCACATGCCATTATTGTAATGACCTGAGACTTAACTTGGGGTTGTCTTTAAAAACTTGACTACAAACTAGAGGGAGTTTTTATAAAAATGGTTAACGAGGATAATCAATAATCTGTCTATGCAACTACAGTGAGCGTTTAGTCCAACAGGTTAACAACTCAGTCTTGCTATCATATCTACGAGTTTATTCACGCATTATCGTCAGAGAGGGCGTTGTCCCCCCAACTCCAAGCTTTTATGATTTTATGCTAGATGACGTGTTAAAGCACCTTGCGAGATTTCCCGAAATAACAGTTTCCTTCTAGAAAATTCAGGCAAGAAGAATAATGGTGTAAGGTCACCAATAAGACCTACTGTGACGTTACATCAGAAAGCGGACAGACGAAAGCATCAACCCCATGGACACAACTGGTTGACGCAACTTTACATGGCTCAAACTTAACAATTACTGATGGGATAAAAACAAACCAGCAACAACAAATGAATAAGTGACACGTGGGAGGTTGCAGCTAGCCTGTGGGGTTTGTAAAAAAGACCTCAGAGTAGCACATTGGCAAAACTCTATAATTTCTACTTAGTTTCTACTTACTGAAGAACAAGCGGTAGCTTAGAGAGTTCGGGTTTCCCCTCTCTTCCACTGTGAAGCTCATGTTTAATTTCAGGCTTGTGCGCTGTCTCAATCTCTGCTGTCTGGCTCTGGGACGGAGGATGGCGGCGGAAGGAAAGCTCGTCTGCAGGGTAGGTAGGTAGCCAGAAAGGGCACAGCGCATGCGCACTTTGCCTATGATAGCTTCAGAGGCTATCGGAAATATCGAACTTAACAggggaaaatgccaaaaatgtggaaaagtaTGAGTGGATGTTTGCATTGTGTATAAAAACAGAATTGAAGTCAAAGTCTATGGATGAACAGCAAGACCActgttgtaatgtaacacacGATGCCATCTGGTATTGGGTTATCAAAGTAACTAAATAGTGTTTATTTGAGGTGTTTAAATTAAAGGCTCTGTTGCAGCTGATAAAATGTACTGAATATatttttgagagagagagagagagagagagagagagagagagagagagagagagagagagagagagagagagagagagagagagagagagagagagatgtttctTTAATTATAAAATGTAGGCTGGCACCATAGCTGATGCTCCAGCTCCGTACCGCTGACTTCATATCCGCCCGCAGCTTGTCGTGCTTCCTGCCTTTGCTGAGGGAGGGGACGGTGCTGACGGCTGGGAGGACGAAAGGGGAGACAAGAAAGCTTTTGGGAAGATATAAGAGAGTGGGGAACTGCCCGGGTTTCCACCGTCCCTCGGGAAAAAAACACCCTAATTTGCTGTAGCTGCTGAATTTGTCACCGAATCGGCGCAGAAAATGTCGACCAGTCGTCAGTTTAGCGAGAGCAGGGCCATCCCGACCAGGACGGTGTTGATCAACGACACAACGCAGCTACCTCATGACTATTGTACCACCCCTGGAGGCACTTTATTCTCTACCACTCCTGGAGGTAAGGGGTTACCCCGTGTACTAATCTTTATTATTAAGAAAATGGAGGGTAATTATCATTTTGTCGTGTTTTGTACTCTCACCAAACCTGTAACAGTTCATGTCACTGTGGCCTATAGGCTTCTGGCTGCCTTGTCATCCtgatcaaaacaaaaacaaggctTAGCCCCGCCCCTGTGCTCTCTCGCGACTGTCTGATTGGCTGGTTTGCAGCGCAGAGTTCTTATGAATGCATTGTTACTGTACCTATTGCAGTTATATTTAAAGAAGgtggaaatgttttgtttgccaCCCATGGCAAACATAAATGTGATTACCAATAGCTTTAAGCAAATAATGTACATGAGCTATGTATAGCCAGATTGCAATGTATGCTTAATATCAGTGTATGCTTCAGATCAGTGTAGCCCTTTCAGACAAGGAAGTACAATAAATCTAGGATACTGTACCCATATCACTGCATGACTGTGATGTGCTATCTCAACACTGTGTTGCTGACATGCATTATATTTGTACAGACACTGCATAGGAATGGTATTCTTTCTGTCAAgggtttttgttattttcattatcgattaattgTTTTGCCTATTAAATGTCAAAACATATTGAAATGTCCATAACAGTGCAAGGCGAGTCCagtcaaatgttttgttttgtccaaacaacagtccaaaccccaaaatatattcagtttacaatgctATAAACCGAGAAAAGTAGCAAATCTTCACATTAGAGAAGCTGGAGCCAAAAACCTGTTAATTTCTATGAAAATGTTTGCCTATGTATTTTCTGTAAATcaactaattaattaatcgactaatcatttcagatCTAGTTCaaatacacattttgtttgAGACTATTGTATAGTTAAGTATTGTTTAaagcagtggttttcaaactGGGAGCATAGAGCCATTGCACGGTGGCACACATAAccagagaaaaaaatattaagtGAAACTAGAGTTAAACAGCCTTTggtcacagaagacattttgacctgTCAAACACAGGTGTTACTGATCAAATTAATTGTTGCATTGCAATAATTGCtggaactgagccatcattatcattattagttccacctgtgcttttctGCCATGCCAATTTAAAGcgtctgctgtaaaaaaaaaaaaaaggtccgtGAATCTGATTAATGTGGAAACGACAGATTAAACCAGTGTGCTGTGAAGTGATGCCATAAAGGCATTCAACATCAAGGTTAACCAGATTTATTCAGAAAGCAAACAACATACAGTGCAAGATAGACCGATTTTTGACTCTCGTGAAGCAAACTTGTCAGTGAAATCACACCATGAAGGTTATCTTGCTCTCACAATAATATAGCGGGAGAACCTTGTCTTGTGTGTATAAACTCTGACAGTTTGAGCATTGTTTAACTTTTGCAGCAGAACCTACTGAATTACATGCAAAATGAAACATGTAGCTGAACACATTTAATCATATGCCTCAGAACAGATTGAAAGTGGCAGGGGTAAACATGTTTTACTAAAGTCTAAAGGTAGATTTTAGACAAGGTGGCTCTAATCTGGGCCCTCTGAATGAAGGCCAGCCTTCTGACTCACAGCACCTTTAATAGCACCCGCATTATATACTTCCTCAGATAAAGCATGTGTAACTGAAACTTGATATGCGTCCTGTTGCAGGAACCCGGATCATCTATGACCGCAAGTTCCTACTCGACAGGCGTAATTCTCCTATTGCTCAGACTGCCCCAGCTCACCTGCCTGTCATCCCTGGAGTGACCAGCCAAAATGTCCTGAGAGAGAACAAGAAGAATGAAGCCAACAACCACATCAACAAACATGATGGCAAGCCCATAACCGGTAAGAGTTACTATATGGATTGAGAAACCAACTTATGTAATGAAGCGTTTTGTTGGTATAGTCACCAGTCCATCTCGTCTCAAATATGTGACAAAAACACTCTCTGCTGTTGTCCTGTAATTATTCCACCTGATAAACACCATGATAATAAAACAACCCAGCATATTCCAAAAGTGTCTCAACACATTGTtgcctgtgtttttgttttccagaTGATGCTCAGTTTGAAATGGACATCTAACAGAATGGAACCACACCAGGAAAAGCAAATGACCTGGCATTACACGTGCCAGTGGCTTGGCTTGTAGAAACCAATGTTGTGTGAGCCCTCatggcagccatcttctttAGCTCTCTGTCTTGCTGCTGGATGTAATATGTGTAAACCATGGGGATTCAGTGTATCATACATACAGGTACAGTGTGGCCAACTCTGGAAACTGTTTATTTGTATAGATATTCCATGGTTACCAGTTGCTGTACAAACAATGAGGGAGCGGGTCTGAATATTATGTGCTCACAATGTCCAATTAGTAGACTGCAGTGCTCATTCTCCAGTGTGAGTCCGGATCTTTAACAGAGCACACTGTGAAACTGAGAATATTCCAAGTTAATTGGGGGAGGAAGTGGTCATTATTTAATACTGGCCTTAGAATCAGTCAAAAGCTTTGATATTCATCACAGTCTTTGGTTTTGAAGACCCTTGTAAGCATGCTATTTTAagtggtttttatttctttttggtTTTTGGAACTACTTGAAAAGCTCCACAATGTATTATCGGTTGTTTGGTCTGTTTAGTTTTCTTTGATGGTATGCAAAGGGACgctgtgttgctgttttttattttgcaattagGTGAAGATTTCATGGCATTCCAAGACTTAAATTTCCATTTCCATCTTTCTTAAAGATTTTTAGGCCGTgatttaattgttttgtaaacatTAAATGATTGTATTTTCCACTATCACGTAAAGCTAATTATGAATCTGACAATTGAAAACAAGCTTTTCATTTAGAATTAAATTTcagtacagtataacaatatcAAGCCACTCTATTCATCACTATCGTGACCTTGCTATACATGTTATTTACACATTTCCtgctgagaaaaaataataagcTTTTTCTCCAGAGTTAatgatgcagtaggtaagacttataaatctaactttctgtcatatttgctgaaactgaccctatgttcgagtagaaatacatgaagcaggtaatggaaaaaaaaaaaaaaaaaagaaatctggctcctctggcaccacctagagcctgtagtgtgatttgcaaaaatccacagctccctgttcagatgcaccaatcagggccaggggggggtgtctaactgcgtgtcaatcactgctcatgcacacgcattcattctcctttgtggggggaggggcttaggagaccgttttgggttttagcggaaagggggaagggactgagaagttgtcgatgttcaacttttttggctaagtcctggatcttcgcaatcttacctacagcacctttaacgtCACTTTGACCTAACTGGTTTGTTTAGTTGGCAAGAGCTTTGGgttcataatttaaaaaatctaaGAAAGGAGGTAATACTTGGCACAATTTGTCAGCTGTTTTTAAATAACTGGACCAGATAAAAGGATTAATATGGAAATGGTTAATATCCCAGTGGTCATTTTTGGGTGAAATACAAGATGATTTTTTGAAAAACTTCAAATTATCCAAATGTTTtatatgcattttattttttaatacaatTCCTTAGTATTGAGGGTATTTGTTTGGGTATCAGCACTGTCAAGGCTTTGGATTTGTTACAAGTGTCAAGAACCCAGAAGAAGAATTGTTTGCTTCAGGCTTGATAGATGCTGTCCCTTAATCTACAAATCTGTCCCCAGTGTCCTTAATCCATTACTTTTATTCTTTTCATGCTTCATGTCTGTCCATGCCTTACTTTAAATCAAATGCAGTAACTACAACTAAGTTCCTAGTCATCAATTTGTACTTTCcaacagatgtttattttttcactgTAACATTGAACAGGAAATGTTGTACTTGGCAATTGagcaaaataaatactttttatgttttttaatattattttcctTGAAGCAGCTGTAAAGGTTGAAACTGTGATGCCGCACATTTCATTTTGGGATTCTGAAGTTCAGATGGCGATGTGGTTAAAAGAATGCCTCATGCTCATTTAGTCCCTAtaattagtttgtttttttacacccCGCTCATAGTCCTGTCTGCTAATTGTACTCTGTCCAAGTAGCAGCTCTTAATTTAATCACCATGAAGTTCCTATTTTTCATTCAAAATTCATTCACACCACAAGTTTGTTTCTCTATATGACTGGAACCACTGAATGGCTGAAATGATGTCTATcaaagattttctttttgttcttttggGCTTTGTCATTAATTCTGGCCATGTTTGGTGACAAATACATAGAGGGGTTGCTTAAACCCAATTTGCATTGCACATTTTTGGCGATAAAACTTTCTAATACTGCATCATAATTTCACATTGCATATTTATTTCAAACAGTTTGGTTTGACAATGAGGGCTTAACATTGTGTGTTGAAAGAGACTTACTGTAACTTTCTGTTCTGATTTTAAgtacctttttattttaaatgaaactaCAATGCCAGTGGACACTGTTGCTGCAAGATCAATAAAGTTCTGTAACAACAAAATACTGTTTTAATTGTCTCTGTTTTGTGTGGTTTTAGCTATTTTTAATGTGACAAAAAACATGGATGGAATCATTTAACATGACTCAGTAAGGGCCATTATTCTTACTGTGATTCAATAA from Sander lucioperca isolate FBNREF2018 chromosome 15, SLUC_FBN_1.2, whole genome shotgun sequence includes the following:
- the eif4ebp2 gene encoding eukaryotic translation initiation factor 4E-binding protein 2, producing the protein MSTSRQFSESRAIPTRTVLINDTTQLPHDYCTTPGGTLFSTTPGGTRIIYDRKFLLDRRNSPIAQTAPAHLPVIPGVTSQNVLRENKKNEANNHINKHDGKPITDDAQFEMDI